One Methanoculleus sp. 7T genomic window carries:
- a CDS encoding inositol-3-phosphate synthase, giving the protein MDTIRIAIVGVGNCTSSLLQGIEYYRRKDEAGGIGLMHWDLAGYLPSDIEVVAAFDIDARKVGNDVSEAIFSPPNCTTVFCPDMPKTGVTVGMGRVLDGFPEHMQGYKEECRFALADEEEATAEDIVGALEDSGAEMLLNYLPVGSEEAARFYAECALDAGVGFINNMPVFIASDPVWAERFRARGLPIIGDDVKAQLGATITHRVLADLFRRRGVKLDRTYQLNTGGNTDFLNMLNRDRLASKRESKTEAVQSVLPERLDDDDIHIGPSDYVCWQKDNKVCFLRMEGRLFGDVPMHLDLRLSVEDSPNSAGIVIDAIRCCRLALDRGIGGPLISPSAYFMKHPPVQVRDDDAFRMTEEFIRGVRTD; this is encoded by the coding sequence GTGGATACGATCAGGATTGCAATTGTGGGTGTCGGAAACTGTACCAGTTCGCTGCTTCAGGGGATCGAATATTACCGGAGGAAGGACGAGGCCGGCGGAATCGGGCTGATGCACTGGGACCTTGCAGGTTACCTCCCGTCCGATATCGAAGTGGTTGCAGCGTTCGATATCGACGCGAGAAAGGTCGGAAACGATGTCTCCGAAGCAATCTTCTCCCCTCCGAACTGCACGACGGTCTTCTGCCCCGATATGCCGAAGACCGGGGTGACCGTCGGGATGGGGCGGGTGCTGGACGGCTTTCCCGAGCACATGCAGGGTTACAAGGAGGAGTGCCGGTTCGCGCTCGCCGACGAGGAGGAGGCAACGGCCGAGGATATTGTCGGGGCGCTTGAGGACTCGGGCGCCGAGATGCTGCTCAACTACCTCCCCGTAGGGTCGGAGGAGGCCGCACGGTTCTACGCAGAGTGTGCGCTGGATGCGGGCGTCGGTTTCATCAACAACATGCCGGTCTTCATCGCAAGCGATCCCGTCTGGGCGGAGAGGTTTCGCGCCCGGGGCCTCCCGATCATCGGCGACGACGTCAAGGCCCAGCTTGGGGCGACCATCACCCACCGGGTCCTCGCCGACCTCTTCCGGAGGCGGGGCGTGAAACTAGACCGGACCTATCAGTTGAATACCGGCGGCAACACGGATTTTCTGAATATGCTGAACCGGGATCGCCTCGCCTCGAAGCGGGAGTCGAAGACCGAAGCGGTGCAGTCGGTCCTTCCGGAACGCCTCGACGACGACGATATCCATATCGGCCCGAGCGACTACGTCTGCTGGCAGAAGGATAACAAGGTCTGCTTCCTCCGCATGGAGGGAAGGCTCTTTGGCGATGTTCCCATGCACCTCGACCTTCGCCTCTCCGTGGAGGACTCCCCGAACTCCGCAGGAATCGTCATCGACGCCATCCGGTGTTGCAGGCTCGCCCTCGACCGGGGCATCGGCGGCCCGCTCATATCCCCGTCCGCCTATTTTATGAAGCACCCTCCGGTGCAGGTCAGGGACGACGACGCCTTCCGCATGACCGAGGAGTTTATCAGGGGCGTCAGGACCGACTGA
- the fae gene encoding formaldehyde-activating enzyme, which translates to MVNFEHALIGEALVGEGPEVAHIDLVIGRKGSSVEQAFVTALASPARGHTPLLAVLTPNIPAKPPTLMVNKVTIKHANQALLIFGPAQAAVAKAVVDSVAEGIIPEGEADNLLIIASVFIEWDAADKKKIYDWNYEATKTAIRRAITGEPKMKDVLASKDTAKHPFA; encoded by the coding sequence ATGGTCAATTTCGAACACGCACTCATCGGAGAAGCGCTCGTCGGCGAAGGGCCGGAGGTTGCCCACATCGATCTCGTCATCGGGAGGAAGGGGAGCAGCGTAGAGCAGGCCTTCGTCACGGCGCTCGCATCGCCGGCACGGGGGCACACGCCGCTTCTTGCCGTCCTCACCCCGAACATTCCGGCAAAGCCGCCGACCTTGATGGTCAACAAGGTCACAATCAAGCATGCGAACCAGGCTCTCCTGATCTTCGGCCCGGCACAGGCCGCCGTCGCGAAAGCGGTGGTCGACAGCGTTGCCGAGGGGATCATTCCGGAGGGGGAGGCCGACAACCTGCTCATCATCGCATCGGTCTTCATCGAGTGGGACGCTGCCGACAAGAAGAAGATCTACGACTGGAACTATGAGGCGACAAAGACCGCTATCCGCCGAGCGATCACGGGCGAGCCGAAGATGAAGGATGTGCTCGCATCGAAAGATACTGCAAAGCACCCATTCGCGTGA
- a CDS encoding amino acid permease codes for MELQRGLSQFDLTNIIVGAIVGADIYIASALTAGLVGPFSIVLWAVAGLFAATIAMVFAYCSYYVPRVGGPFAYVSEAFDDFYGFLTGWSMWVAELLALPVFAIAFANYLQALVPLPPAAEVAVRAIFVASLTLVNIVGVRAAGKLNDALTLIKLSPLLLLIVAGLGIFVIHPETFVGNYTPLLPLGLENAAHALVLIFWAYAGFELGTLPAGEVENPQKAIPRAIVSGMLIVSLFYLLTNFVLFGLVNWTILDQSTVPLVVAGTALFGSAGALIMTVGALFSVSGSDESGMLGSARLAYAMAIDGLFPRAFTEVHPRYGTPYVVLIVQGILAFVLSNIGNLSGLISFAVLNLAFSFMLTCFALIVLRSDGDVKLRGQHIFPIAGIAICLFLLYSTTTFDKVVGILVILAGIPIYLFYSPKEDIRHLKDLFLSEEAVLLRRLEAKETYLANFLGIIRTVFRRVGRPGSREPGAR; via the coding sequence ATGGAGTTGCAGCGGGGGCTCTCGCAGTTCGACCTGACGAACATCATCGTCGGGGCGATCGTCGGCGCCGACATCTACATCGCGTCCGCACTCACTGCGGGCCTCGTCGGCCCGTTCTCGATCGTCCTCTGGGCGGTGGCCGGGCTCTTCGCCGCGACGATCGCGATGGTCTTCGCCTACTGCAGTTACTACGTCCCCCGCGTCGGCGGGCCGTTCGCCTATGTCTCGGAGGCGTTCGACGACTTCTACGGGTTTCTCACCGGCTGGAGCATGTGGGTCGCCGAACTCCTCGCGCTCCCGGTCTTTGCGATCGCGTTTGCGAACTACCTCCAAGCGCTCGTCCCCCTCCCTCCGGCCGCAGAGGTCGCTGTGAGAGCGATCTTCGTCGCATCCCTGACGCTCGTCAACATCGTCGGCGTCAGGGCCGCAGGGAAACTGAACGATGCCCTCACGCTCATCAAACTCTCTCCCCTGCTCCTCCTCATCGTGGCCGGGCTCGGCATTTTCGTCATCCACCCGGAGACATTCGTCGGAAACTACACTCCCCTGCTCCCGCTCGGGCTTGAGAACGCCGCCCATGCCCTGGTTCTGATCTTCTGGGCATACGCCGGGTTTGAACTGGGGACGCTCCCGGCCGGTGAGGTGGAGAACCCGCAAAAAGCCATCCCCCGCGCCATCGTCAGCGGGATGCTGATCGTCTCTCTCTTCTACCTCCTCACGAACTTCGTGCTCTTCGGGCTCGTCAACTGGACCATACTCGACCAGAGCACCGTCCCGCTCGTCGTCGCCGGCACCGCCCTCTTCGGGTCGGCGGGAGCCCTCATCATGACGGTCGGCGCCCTCTTCTCGGTCTCGGGGTCGGACGAGTCCGGGATGCTCGGCAGCGCACGGCTCGCATACGCTATGGCGATCGACGGCCTCTTTCCCCGTGCATTTACCGAGGTCCACCCGCGCTACGGCACGCCCTACGTGGTCCTCATTGTCCAGGGGATACTCGCGTTTGTCCTCTCCAACATCGGAAACCTCTCCGGGCTGATATCGTTCGCCGTCCTCAACCTCGCGTTCTCGTTCATGCTCACCTGCTTCGCCCTCATCGTTCTGCGGAGCGACGGTGATGTCAAACTCCGCGGCCAGCACATTTTTCCCATAGCAGGCATCGCCATCTGTCTATTTCTCCTTTATTCGACCACGACGTTCGATAAAGTCGTGGGAATCCTGGTCATCCTCGCCGGCATTCCGATCTACCTCTTCTACTCCCCGAAGGAAGACATACGCCACCTCAAAGATCTCTTCCTCTCCGAGGAAGCCGTGCTCCTGCGGCGTCTCGAGGCGAAAGAGACGTATCTCGCAAACTTTCTGGGTATTATCCGCACGGTCTTCCGGCGGGTCGGGCGGCCGGGCAGCCGCGAACCCGGAGCAAGGTAA
- a CDS encoding PrsW family intramembrane metalloprotease, translated as MVEIEPLAILALALGPGIFWAWYFYRRDKFEPEPASLIVKIFLLGVLVTFPVAFVEGFVGLFVASSLIMGVIIAPIVEEYGKFWVVRRFAYRDTEFDEPMDGIVYAASAALGLASLENVIYVFAAYATSPSLAIGTIVVRAIFSVPGHALFSSVWGYALGRAKFTAAAQRPGIVFRGLALAMVLHGIFNLLLFTADVVAYTMIAFILVLIPGLWILADRNIRSALRWQR; from the coding sequence ATGGTTGAGATCGAACCGCTGGCGATCCTTGCCCTGGCGCTGGGGCCGGGGATCTTCTGGGCGTGGTACTTCTACCGCCGGGACAAATTCGAACCCGAACCGGCGTCCCTGATCGTGAAGATCTTCCTCCTCGGTGTCCTCGTCACGTTCCCCGTGGCGTTTGTCGAAGGGTTCGTCGGCCTCTTCGTCGCATCGTCGCTGATCATGGGGGTCATCATCGCGCCCATCGTCGAGGAGTACGGGAAGTTCTGGGTTGTTCGCCGGTTCGCCTATCGGGACACCGAGTTCGATGAGCCGATGGACGGTATCGTCTACGCCGCTTCCGCCGCCCTCGGGCTTGCATCCCTTGAGAACGTCATCTATGTCTTTGCGGCGTATGCGACGTCGCCGTCGCTTGCCATCGGCACAATCGTCGTCCGGGCGATCTTCTCGGTCCCGGGGCACGCGCTCTTCTCCAGCGTCTGGGGCTACGCTCTCGGCCGAGCCAAGTTCACGGCCGCCGCTCAGCGGCCGGGGATCGTCTTCCGGGGGCTCGCCCTCGCCATGGTGCTGCACGGCATCTTCAACCTCCTGCTCTTCACCGCCGACGTGGTCGCCTACACCATGATCGCCTTCATTCTGGTCCTGATACCGGGGTTGTGGATACTTGCAGACCGGAACATCAGGAGCGCGCTTCGCTGGCAGCGGTAA
- a CDS encoding DUF7544 domain-containing protein translates to MIRIMEAVFSKGGFNSEQILLFTTDMAEETYAFSRLEGAFHRTKDLLWPVRWGVWLRLAVIALFVGGGINVPDIFQYQFDGSDFATGTAGAFPDVAPVVVLGIIAVVLAIALLWTLVGATLQFAFVDMLSTGDIHIRRHFRERFGKGARLFFFEIALIAVMILAVAALVFMLIRFGGAGSGVAASLLILALIPAFLVAALLFGLVFLLTTDFVVPIMIREDCGVIEGWRRLIGVIASRLWQTVVYVVVRFVLGIVAAIVQVILIVLALVVIAIPFILIGIVLLAALPENIVLLLALIIPYLIIAIPVSLLIAVPFVTYFRYYALLVLEGLLPEYRLLPE, encoded by the coding sequence GTGATCCGGATCATGGAGGCCGTCTTCTCCAAAGGAGGTTTTAACAGCGAGCAGATCCTTCTCTTCACGACAGATATGGCTGAAGAGACGTATGCATTCAGCAGGCTTGAAGGCGCCTTCCATCGCACGAAAGACCTGCTCTGGCCGGTGAGATGGGGCGTCTGGCTCCGCCTGGCCGTGATCGCGCTCTTTGTGGGAGGCGGCATCAATGTGCCCGACATCTTCCAGTACCAATTCGATGGGAGTGATTTTGCGACCGGCACAGCAGGAGCCTTCCCCGACGTCGCGCCGGTGGTCGTACTCGGGATCATCGCCGTCGTGCTGGCGATCGCCCTCCTCTGGACGTTGGTTGGAGCTACATTGCAGTTCGCCTTCGTCGACATGCTCTCGACCGGGGACATCCACATCAGGCGCCATTTCAGGGAGCGGTTCGGTAAAGGAGCGCGGCTCTTCTTCTTCGAGATCGCCCTCATCGCGGTCATGATCCTCGCCGTCGCGGCGCTTGTCTTCATGCTCATCAGGTTTGGAGGGGCCGGCTCCGGCGTTGCCGCATCGCTTCTGATCCTCGCGCTCATACCGGCCTTTCTGGTCGCAGCCCTCCTCTTCGGGCTCGTCTTCCTCCTGACCACCGACTTCGTCGTCCCCATCATGATCCGCGAGGACTGCGGCGTTATCGAGGGCTGGCGGCGGCTTATCGGGGTGATCGCCTCACGCCTCTGGCAGACGGTCGTCTACGTCGTCGTCAGGTTCGTGCTGGGGATCGTTGCCGCGATCGTGCAGGTAATCCTGATCGTCCTTGCGCTGGTGGTCATTGCGATACCGTTCATCCTCATCGGGATCGTGCTCCTCGCTGCACTCCCTGAGAACATCGTGTTACTCCTCGCTCTCATCATTCCCTACCTGATCATCGCTATCCCGGTTTCCCTCCTGATTGCGGTGCCGTTTGTCACATACTTCCGGTACTACGCTCTGCTGGTGCTGGAGGGGCTTCTCCCTGAGTACCGGCTCCTCCCGGAGTAA
- a CDS encoding precorrin-2 dehydrogenase/sirohydrochlorin ferrochelatase family protein, producing MIPLMLDLAGRRVLIFGGGDVGARKAAYFEHEAEVTVISRSFSPDLEGLAIRRLEADISTLADEGLRGLLQGAFLAVAATSDPGLNDRIGGICAETGVLFNNAAGEPGDVTIPSVVRGRNYLVAISTRGKSPAVSRYLRMKLEAEHADLDLMIDLQEEMRSMLKEVEPAQEKRSRILWSILRDEEVWAALAADYGRARTLAIERYLHA from the coding sequence ATGATCCCTCTCATGCTTGATTTGGCGGGCAGGAGGGTGCTTATCTTCGGGGGAGGCGACGTCGGTGCCCGGAAGGCTGCGTACTTTGAGCATGAGGCAGAGGTGACTGTGATCAGCCGTTCTTTCTCTCCGGACCTTGAGGGTCTCGCAATCAGGCGACTGGAGGCCGATATCTCGACCCTCGCCGACGAAGGGCTTCGAGGCCTCCTGCAAGGTGCGTTCCTCGCAGTGGCGGCGACATCGGATCCGGGACTCAACGACCGTATCGGGGGGATATGCGCCGAGACCGGCGTCCTCTTCAACAACGCCGCCGGAGAGCCCGGCGACGTCACCATCCCGTCGGTCGTCCGGGGCCGCAACTACCTGGTCGCGATCAGCACCCGCGGAAAGAGCCCTGCCGTATCGCGGTATCTTCGCATGAAACTCGAGGCCGAGCATGCAGACCTCGACCTGATGATCGACCTGCAGGAAGAGATGCGCTCGATGCTCAAAGAGGTCGAACCGGCGCAGGAAAAGCGGTCCCGTATCCTCTGGAGCATACTCAGAGACGAAGAGGTCTGGGCGGCGCTTGCCGCCGACTACGGCCGGGCACGCACGCTGGCGATAGAGAGGTACCTGCATGCCTGA
- the hemA gene encoding glutamyl-tRNA reductase has protein sequence MPEPITTPLALAGVNHHTADIATLEAFRFPDEAAFLHEARERFKGVLLLQTCNRVEVLVQGDARSLDAFLREQGRKDFTVIEGADVPRHLLELAAGIDSLIVGEDQILGQLKQALATTEEAGTASSIIKLCITKAVHVGVRIRRQTQINRGAVSVGSAAVTLAEQLLGTLRDRHILVVGSGEMGLLVAQALAAKGLTAIYVANRTYERAVVLAEKIGGRAVNFKDLYRYIALSDVVISCTAAPHPVVRAEEIEGVMEKRLWPLDQHPRHLVLIDIAQPRDVEEEVRSIEGVHLFTIDDLRNVNDAAMDSRKSEADRARGIIEEELEHFIRLLRRTAADETLALLYTWAESIRARERDRALARLGEDDDRTVAIVDDLSRALTKKLLSDVTASIRSSAECGDMERAETLVKAITRGELCFHNDE, from the coding sequence ATGCCTGAACCGATCACAACCCCGCTCGCGCTTGCGGGCGTGAACCATCATACCGCGGATATCGCCACGCTCGAAGCGTTCCGGTTCCCAGACGAGGCCGCGTTCCTTCACGAAGCACGGGAGCGGTTCAAGGGGGTGCTCTTGCTCCAGACCTGCAACCGCGTCGAGGTCTTGGTGCAGGGCGACGCACGGAGCCTTGATGCGTTCCTCCGGGAGCAGGGTCGGAAGGACTTTACGGTCATCGAGGGCGCGGATGTGCCCCGCCACCTCCTGGAACTCGCGGCAGGCATCGACTCCCTGATCGTCGGCGAGGACCAGATCCTCGGGCAGCTCAAACAAGCGCTCGCAACCACGGAGGAGGCGGGGACCGCGAGCAGCATCATCAAGCTCTGCATCACCAAGGCGGTGCACGTGGGGGTCAGGATCCGACGCCAGACGCAGATCAACCGGGGTGCGGTCTCGGTCGGTTCGGCGGCCGTGACGCTTGCAGAACAACTCCTCGGCACTCTCCGCGACCGGCACATCCTGGTCGTCGGGAGCGGAGAGATGGGACTGCTGGTGGCGCAGGCGCTGGCCGCCAAGGGCCTCACGGCCATATACGTCGCCAATAGGACCTACGAGCGCGCGGTGGTGCTTGCTGAGAAGATCGGGGGGCGGGCGGTCAACTTCAAGGACCTCTACCGCTACATCGCGCTCTCCGACGTCGTCATCTCCTGCACCGCCGCGCCGCACCCGGTCGTCCGCGCGGAGGAGATCGAGGGGGTAATGGAGAAGCGTCTCTGGCCGCTCGACCAGCACCCCCGCCACCTGGTCCTCATCGACATCGCCCAACCCCGCGACGTCGAGGAGGAGGTGCGGTCCATCGAAGGCGTGCACCTCTTCACCATCGACGACCTCCGGAACGTGAACGACGCCGCCATGGACTCCCGGAAGAGCGAGGCCGACCGGGCCAGGGGGATCATCGAAGAGGAACTCGAACACTTCATCAGGCTTCTCCGGCGGACTGCGGCCGACGAGACGCTCGCTCTCCTCTATACCTGGGCGGAGTCGATTCGGGCGCGTGAACGCGACCGAGCACTCGCCCGCTTGGGAGAGGACGACGACCGCACGGTAGCGATCGTCGACGATCTCTCGCGTGCGCTCACGAAGAAACTCCTCTCGGACGTGACCGCATCCATCCGCTCAAGCGCGGAGTGCGGCGATATGGAGAGGGCAGAAACCCTTGTTAAGGCGATTACCCGGGGAGAACTATGTTTCCACAACGACGAATGA
- the hemB gene encoding porphobilinogen synthase — protein sequence MFPQRRMRRMRRRIIQPLLRETELRKTDLVAPVFVDESISTPLPIASMPGQYRHPVDGVADYCERLWNAGIRAVILFGIPAAKDGEATEAYAKDGVVQRAVRSIKERLAQMVVATDVCACEYTDHGHCGIVGETCDGPDLLNDPSLALMARIAVSHAESGADIVAPSCMLDGMVQAIRGALDAAGYQDVLIVSYSSKFASALYGPFRDAADSGFSFGDRTTYQINPGNAREAVMESELDAAEGADILMVKPAGIYLDILSSLTEFGLPVAAYQVSGEYAMIKAAAERGWLNERAVALESLTAIKRAGADLIITYFAEDAARWLDEEQ from the coding sequence ATGTTTCCACAACGACGAATGAGGCGGATGCGGCGGCGGATAATCCAGCCGCTCCTCCGCGAAACAGAACTCAGGAAGACCGACCTCGTTGCGCCGGTCTTCGTAGACGAATCGATCAGCACACCACTACCCATCGCATCGATGCCGGGGCAGTACCGGCACCCGGTGGACGGGGTCGCCGACTACTGCGAACGTCTCTGGAACGCCGGCATCCGGGCGGTTATCCTCTTTGGGATCCCGGCCGCGAAAGACGGCGAGGCGACCGAAGCCTACGCAAAGGACGGCGTCGTCCAGCGGGCAGTCCGGAGCATCAAAGAGCGATTGGCTCAGATGGTGGTCGCTACCGATGTCTGCGCCTGCGAGTACACCGACCACGGTCACTGCGGCATCGTCGGGGAGACCTGCGACGGCCCCGACCTCCTCAATGATCCTTCGCTTGCACTGATGGCGCGGATCGCCGTATCCCACGCAGAGAGCGGCGCCGATATCGTCGCGCCGTCGTGCATGCTCGACGGGATGGTGCAGGCGATCCGGGGGGCCCTGGACGCCGCCGGATACCAAGACGTCCTGATCGTCTCCTACTCCTCGAAGTTCGCGAGCGCCCTCTACGGGCCGTTCCGTGACGCTGCGGACTCGGGGTTTTCTTTCGGCGACAGGACGACCTACCAGATCAACCCGGGCAACGCACGCGAGGCTGTGATGGAGTCGGAACTGGATGCGGCCGAAGGAGCGGATATCCTGATGGTCAAGCCGGCCGGGATATACCTCGACATCCTCTCGTCGCTTACGGAGTTCGGACTGCCGGTGGCGGCCTACCAGGTCAGCGGGGAGTACGCGATGATCAAGGCGGCCGCAGAACGCGGCTGGCTGAACGAGCGGGCCGTCGCCCTCGAGAGCCTCACCGCCATCAAACGCGCCGGGGCCGACCTGATCATCACCTACTTTGCCGAAGACGCAGCGAGGTGGCTCGATGAAGAGCAGTGA
- the hemL gene encoding glutamate-1-semialdehyde 2,1-aminomutase, protein MKSSDLFARAKTLMPGGVSSPVRAIKPYPFYVERAAGSHLATVDGADLIDCCLGYGPLILGHAHPAVREAIERQLEKGWLYGTPSPLEIDLAEIITGDHPGIDMVRFVSSGSEATMAAIRLARGYTGKQDIIKVEGGFHGAHDAVLVKAGSGATTLGIPDSAGVVADLVAHTRQVPYNDPEALEAMLSGNDDVAAFILEPIMGNIGPVLPDDGYLADVREITAAHDVLLILDEVITGYRVGIGGAEVLYGVKPDIATFGKIIGGGLPIGAFGGRRDIMELVAPSGPVYQAGTFSGNPASLAAGSTALRYLHDHPEVYRRLDDATRAIEEVAVDAHRGSFVRIGSVFKHFFRDSAPRNYREVKECDTEAFSRFWKAMLDAGIFLPPSQFETNFLSAAHTQVDIEQIADAYGSCLFA, encoded by the coding sequence ATGAAGAGCAGTGACCTTTTCGCACGCGCAAAGACCCTGATGCCGGGCGGCGTCAGCAGTCCGGTCCGGGCAATCAAGCCCTACCCGTTCTATGTGGAGCGGGCGGCGGGCTCGCATCTGGCGACCGTCGACGGGGCCGATCTCATCGACTGCTGCCTCGGCTACGGCCCCCTCATCCTCGGCCACGCGCACCCGGCGGTCAGGGAGGCGATCGAACGCCAACTCGAGAAGGGCTGGCTCTACGGCACGCCGTCGCCGCTTGAGATCGACCTTGCGGAGATCATCACCGGCGACCACCCGGGAATCGACATGGTCAGGTTCGTCTCGTCGGGTTCCGAAGCGACGATGGCCGCGATCAGGCTCGCACGCGGCTACACCGGGAAACAGGATATCATCAAGGTCGAGGGCGGGTTCCACGGCGCCCACGACGCGGTCCTCGTGAAGGCCGGGTCGGGGGCAACGACCCTCGGGATACCAGACTCCGCAGGCGTCGTCGCCGACCTTGTCGCCCACACACGGCAGGTCCCGTACAACGACCCCGAGGCGCTGGAGGCGATGCTCTCCGGGAACGACGACGTCGCTGCGTTCATCCTCGAACCGATCATGGGGAACATCGGGCCGGTGCTCCCCGACGACGGCTACCTCGCCGATGTCCGGGAGATCACCGCCGCACACGACGTCCTCCTCATCCTCGATGAGGTGATCACCGGCTACCGGGTCGGTATCGGCGGCGCCGAGGTGCTCTACGGGGTAAAACCCGATATCGCCACGTTCGGAAAGATCATCGGCGGCGGTCTCCCCATCGGTGCCTTCGGCGGGCGGCGCGATATCATGGAACTGGTCGCTCCTTCAGGCCCGGTCTACCAGGCCGGGACGTTCAGCGGCAACCCGGCAAGCCTCGCGGCTGGCTCTACGGCCCTCCGTTACCTCCACGACCACCCCGAGGTCTACCGGCGGCTCGACGACGCCACGCGGGCTATCGAGGAGGTCGCCGTCGACGCGCACCGAGGTTCGTTCGTCAGGATAGGCTCGGTCTTCAAGCACTTCTTCAGGGACTCGGCCCCGCGGAACTACCGGGAGGTCAAGGAGTGCGACACGGAGGCGTTCTCGCGGTTCTGGAAGGCGATGCTTGATGCAGGAATCTTCCTCCCGCCCTCGCAGTTTGAGACGAACTTCCTCTCGGCCGCGCACACACAAGTGGATATCGAACAGATAGCGGACGCATACGGATCATGTCTCTTCGCATAG
- the hemC gene encoding hydroxymethylbilane synthase, producing the protein MSLRIGTRGSALALAQTNKVVGMLADRGVEAETVTITTAGDTATGVPLHAIGGQGVFVRALDDAILRGEIDAAVHSMKDIPAARPAGLTCCAVLERDSPADFLVHEGSLDAVRVVGSSSTRRRAQLLRYDPSLEVKQLRGNVDTRIRKLREGQYDAIVLAEAGLQRLGLQLPGEPLPTDRFVPSPNQGTVAVVCRDAPAVTEALAPLDHAPSRLDVEIERAVMEEVGGGCFTPQGIYCRDGNLIAEVLALDGSRWERIERQIATPGEARECGRALREKGGDLIREAYAALGLKP; encoded by the coding sequence ATGTCTCTTCGCATAGGCACACGGGGAAGCGCTCTTGCGCTTGCGCAGACAAACAAGGTCGTCGGCATGCTCGCCGACCGGGGTGTCGAGGCTGAGACGGTCACGATCACGACCGCGGGCGACACCGCAACAGGAGTCCCGCTCCACGCCATCGGGGGGCAGGGGGTCTTTGTACGGGCGCTCGACGATGCGATCCTCAGGGGAGAGATCGACGCCGCGGTGCACAGCATGAAGGATATCCCGGCGGCCCGCCCGGCGGGGCTTACCTGCTGCGCGGTGCTTGAGCGGGACTCTCCCGCAGATTTCCTCGTGCACGAGGGGTCCCTCGATGCGGTCCGCGTCGTCGGGTCGTCGAGCACCCGGCGCCGAGCCCAACTCCTCCGCTACGACCCGTCGCTTGAGGTGAAGCAACTGCGGGGGAACGTCGATACCCGGATCCGGAAACTCCGCGAGGGTCAGTACGACGCCATCGTGCTTGCCGAGGCCGGCCTCCAGCGGCTCGGGCTCCAACTGCCCGGGGAGCCTCTCCCCACGGACCGGTTCGTCCCGTCGCCGAACCAAGGGACCGTTGCGGTCGTCTGCCGGGACGCCCCCGCCGTCACCGAGGCCCTTGCGCCGCTCGACCATGCGCCCTCCCGCCTCGACGTGGAGATCGAGCGTGCCGTCATGGAGGAGGTCGGCGGCGGCTGCTTCACCCCGCAGGGGATCTACTGCAGGGACGGGAACCTGATCGCCGAGGTGCTCGCGCTCGACGGTTCTCGGTGGGAGCGTATCGAGCGGCAGATTGCGACGCCCGGGGAGGCCCGGGAGTGCGGACGGGCTCTGCGCGAGAAGGGGGGCGACCTGATCCGGGAAGCCTATGCGGCACTGGGGTTGAAACCATGA
- the cobA gene encoding uroporphyrinogen-III C-methyltransferase — protein MMGKAYLVGSGPGGLGLLTMRAREVIDGADVVLYDQLPGEEILSTLPKHAELIDCGKYGGNHTLEQHEIEALMVEKVKEGKTVVRLKGGDPFLFGRGGEEIEVLREHGIKVEVVPGVTSAIAVPEMVGIPVTHRRYASQVTFITGHEDPTKPESALDWEVLARLKGTLVILMGVKNLPAIAAALTAHGKDPATPVAIIERGLRPDQRVTVGTLADIAGKARAAGVRPPAVIVIGGVVNLYDEGSLPE, from the coding sequence ATGATGGGAAAAGCGTATCTTGTAGGGTCCGGCCCGGGAGGGCTCGGCCTCCTGACGATGAGGGCGCGTGAGGTTATCGACGGGGCGGACGTGGTCCTCTACGACCAGCTCCCCGGCGAAGAGATCCTCTCGACGCTCCCGAAGCACGCCGAACTGATCGACTGCGGGAAGTACGGCGGCAACCACACGCTGGAGCAGCACGAGATCGAGGCGTTGATGGTTGAGAAAGTGAAGGAAGGAAAGACGGTCGTGCGCCTGAAAGGGGGCGACCCCTTCCTCTTCGGCCGCGGCGGGGAGGAGATCGAGGTGCTCCGGGAGCACGGCATCAAGGTCGAAGTGGTGCCGGGCGTCACGAGCGCCATCGCCGTCCCCGAGATGGTCGGCATCCCGGTCACCCACCGGAGGTATGCGTCGCAGGTGACCTTCATCACCGGCCACGAAGACCCCACAAAACCGGAGTCCGCCCTCGACTGGGAGGTCCTTGCCCGCCTGAAGGGGACCCTCGTTATCCTGATGGGCGTAAAGAACCTCCCCGCGATCGCGGCGGCGCTCACGGCGCACGGCAAGGACCCCGCGACCCCGGTGGCAATCATCGAGCGGGGCCTCCGGCCAGACCAGCGCGTGACGGTCGGGACCCTCGCCGATATCGCCGGAAAAGCCCGCGCCGCAGGCGTCCGGCCGCCGGCGGTGATCGTCATCGGGGGCGTGGTGAACCTCTACGACGAGGGGTCGCTCCCTGAGTGA